The genome window GTGGAGGCGTCGTCCACCACGATCTGCTCCACCGACGGGTGCGTCTGCGCCAGCACCGACTCGATGGTCTCCGCCACGAACGGCGCCGCGTTGTAGCACGGCGTCACCACCGAGACCAGCGGCTCCCGCTCCCCGCGCTCATCCGTCATCCGTCCACTCCCGTAAGATGTCGCCCGGTCACGGGGCCGCAAGAAACTCGCTCACCGGCGGCACGGCCGGCACCTCCCGCGCCGTGGCCGCGCGGGCGGAGTAGCGGAAGTACACCGCCTCGCGGTACGCCACGCGCAGCAGATCCGGCACGTTGGACGAGGTCGCCCCCGGCGCCGGTCGCGTGTCCGCGATCACGCGGTTGGCGATGAACTCCGCGTCGTCGTTCACCCCCCGCACGTCGAAGAGCGGCCCGATCCACGGGTTCTCGTCCAGGATCCGGCGCAGGTGCCCGCGGTCCAGCCCGTCGCCGCGAAAGGGGAAGGCGAAGGGGATGCGCCCGCCTCCGCCGAACCCCGCGGCGAAACGGCACGACTCCACGATCTGCGTCTCCACCTCTTCGGGAGTGCGCAGGGCGTGGAGGTACGGGTGCGCCAGGGTGTGCCCGCCGATGGTGAAGCCATCGGCCGCGAGCTGCCGCACCTGGTCCGCCGTCATGAACGGGCGGCGCTCGGCCAGGTACGCCGCCAGGTCCACACCGGCGCGCGCGCAGAAGTCGTCCAGCAGCGCGTCGTCGTAAAAGGTACGCGCGCGGAGCCAGTCCACCAGCCCCCCTGCCGGGGCGCCGGTGAACTCGCGGGCGAGCTCCTCCCTTCGCCCCGCCTCCATCTCCTTCAGCGCCTCGATGGCCAGCGACACCTTGTTGCGGTAGAAGAGCCGCCGGTTGTCGATGAAGTCGCGCGTGATGAAGAACACCGCGGGGATGCCGTGCTCCAACAGGAGGGGGCGGATCACGGAAAAGCACTCCGCGTACCCGTCGTCGAAGCTCACCAGCACCGGGGGTGTGGCGCGTGCGCGTCCGGACTCGTACTCCGCCAGCGCCTCCGGAAAGGAGACGAGGCGCCGGTTGCGCTTGAGCCACACCAGGTCGCGCTCGAACTCCGCGGGCGTCTTGAAGCGGTCCAGGTGCACCACGTGGGGCGGAACCCGGTCGGTGACCACGTGGTAGCACAACCCCACCACCGGCTTCCGCAGCAGCGGCTGGTACACCCGCAGCGAGCCCACGCGCCACAGGGCCGCGGCGGCCACCCGCCGGGCGAGCTCCACGCCCGCCGTCACGCCGCCGGGCGGTCCGCCCGCAGCGCTTCCTGCGCCGCCAGCGCCTCGCGGCGGTCGCGGGTGGCGATCCCGCGGCGGGCGAGCCACTGAATCACCCGCTCCTTGTGCTCCAGCCCGATCATCCGCTCCAGCATGCGCCCCAGCCGCTTTCCGGAGCCGGGGGTCCTGACCCCGTACGCATCGGCCCGGCGCAGGCACTCGCGCGCCACGTCGTTGAAGCCCTGCTGGAAGCCGAGAAGGGCCACCGCCTGGTACCCCATGCCCAGCTTCTCGGCGTACTGGTCCAGCCGCCCCTGCCGGGTGAGCAGCTCTTCCAGGTTCTCGTTCACCTTCATCCACGACGCCAGCTTGCGGGCGGAGACGGTGGTGCTCACCGAGGCGCGCGCCTGCCCGTGCCGGCGGTAGAAGCCCATCCCGCCCCGCGCGCGCACCACCCTGGCGCCCAGCGCCAGCGCGCGGTGGGTGACGTCGCTGTCCTGGTCGTACGCGAGCGCCTCGTCCCAC of Longimicrobium sp. contains these proteins:
- a CDS encoding polysaccharide deacetylase family protein, with amino-acid sequence MTAGVELARRVAAAALWRVGSLRVYQPLLRKPVVGLCYHVVTDRVPPHVVHLDRFKTPAEFERDLVWLKRNRRLVSFPEALAEYESGRARATPPVLVSFDDGYAECFSVIRPLLLEHGIPAVFFITRDFIDNRRLFYRNKVSLAIEALKEMEAGRREELAREFTGAPAGGLVDWLRARTFYDDALLDDFCARAGVDLAAYLAERRPFMTADQVRQLAADGFTIGGHTLAHPYLHALRTPEEVETQIVESCRFAAGFGGGGRIPFAFPFRGDGLDRGHLRRILDENPWIGPLFDVRGVNDDAEFIANRVIADTRPAPGATSSNVPDLLRVAYREAVYFRYSARAATAREVPAVPPVSEFLAAP